A genomic segment from Saimiri boliviensis isolate mSaiBol1 chromosome 14, mSaiBol1.pri, whole genome shotgun sequence encodes:
- the PTGIR gene encoding prostacyclin receptor — translation MADSCRNLTYVRGSVGPATSTLMFVAGVVGNGLALGILSTRRPARPSAFAVLVTGLAATDLLGTSFLSPAVFVAYAHNSSLLGLAGGGPALCDAFAFAMTFFGLASMLILFAMAVERCLALSHPYLYTQLDGPRCARLALPAIYAFCVLFCALPLLGLGQHQQYCPGSWCFLRMRWARPGGAAFSLAYAGLVALLVAAIFLCNGSATLSLCRMYRQQRRHQGSLAQRPHTGEDEVDHLILLALMTVVMAVCSLPLTIRCFTQAVAPDSSSEMGDLLAFRFYAFNPILDPWVFILFRKAVFQRLKLWICCLCLGPAHGDSQTPLSQLASGRRDPRAPSAPGGKEGSWVPLSAWGEGQVAPLPLAQQCGGSTVGTLSKAEASVACSLC, via the exons ATGGCAGATTCGTGCAGGAACCTCACCTACGTGCGGGGCTCGGTGGGGCCGGCCACCAGCACCCTGATGTTCGTGGCCGGCGTGGTGGGCAACGGGCTGGCCCTGGGCATCCTGAGCACGAGGCGACCGGCGCGCCCCTCGGCCTTCGCGGTGCTGGTCACCGGGCTGGCGGCCACCGACCTGCTAGGCACCAGCTTCCTGAGCCCGGCCGTGTTCGTGGCCTACGCGCACAACAGCTCCCTGCTGGGCCTGGCCGGGGGCGGCCCCGCGCTGTGCGACGCCTTCGCCTTCGCCATGACCTTCTTCGGCCTGGCGTCCATGCTCATCCTCTTCGCCATGGCGGTGGAGCGCTGCCTGGCGCTGAGCCACCCTTACCTCTACACGCAGTTGGACGGGCCCCGCTGCGCCCGCCTGGCGCTGCCCGCCATCTACGCCTTCTGCGTCCTCTTCTGCGCGCTGCCCCTGCTGGGCCTGGGCCAGCACCAGCAGTACTGCCCGGGCAGCTGGTGCTTCCTGCGCATGCGCTGGGCGCGGCCCGGCGGCGCCGCCTTCTCGCTCGCCTACGCGGGCCTCGTGGCGCTGCTGGTGGCGGCCATCTTCCTCTGCAACGGCTCCGCCACCCTCAGCCTCTGCCGCATGTACCGCCAGCAGAGGCGCCACCAGGGCTCGCTGGCTCAGCGCCCCCACACCGGAGAGGACGAGGTGGACCACCTGATCCTGCTGGCCCTCATGACGGTGGTCATGGCCGTGTGCTCCCTGCCTCTCACC ATCCGGTGCTTCACCCAGGCCGTCGCCCCTGACAGCAGCAGCGAGATGGGGGACCTCCTCGCCTTCCGTTTCTACGCCTTCAACCCCATCCTGGACCCCTGGGTTTTCATCCTTTTCCGCAAGGCGGTCTTCCAGCGACTCAAGCTCTGGATCTGCTGTCTGTGCCTTGGGCCTGCCCATGGTGACTCGCAGACACCTCTTTCCCAGCTCGCCTCAGGGAGGAGGGACCCAAGGGCGCCCTCCGCTCctgggggaaaggaggggagcTGGGTGCCTTTGTCGGCCTGGGGTGAGGGGCAGGTGGCACCCTTGCCTCTGGCACAGCAGTGCGGCGGCAGTACTGTGGGAACATTGTCCAAAGCAGAGGCCAGTGTCGCCTGCTCCCTCTGCTGA
- the CALM3 gene encoding calmodulin-3, with the protein MADQLTEEQIAEFKEAFSLFDKDGDGTITTKELGTVMRSLGQNPTEAELQDMINEVDADGNGTIDFPEFLTMMARKMKDTDSEEEIREAFRVFDKDGNGYISAAELRHVMTNLGEKLTDEEVDEMIREADIDGDGQVNYEEFVQMMTAK; encoded by the exons ATG GCTGACCAGCTGACTGAGGAGCAGATCGCAG AGTTCAAGGAGGCCTTCTCCCTCTTTGACAAGGATGGAGATGGCACTATCACCACCAAGGAGTTGGGGACCGTGATGAGATCCCTGGGGCAGAACCCCACTGAAGCAGAGCTGCAGGACATGATCAACGAGGTGGACGCAGATG GGAACGGGACCATTGACTTCCCAGAGTTCCTGACCATGATGGCCAGAAAGATGAAGGACACAGACAGTGAGGAGGAGATCCGAGAGGCATTCCGTGTCTTTGACAAG GATGGGAATGGCTATATCAGCGCGGCAGAGCTTCGTCATGTAATGACGAACCTGGGGGAGAAGCTGACCGATGAGGAGGTGGATGAGATGATCAGAGAGGCTGACATTGATGGAGACGGCCAGGTCAATTATGAAG AGTTTGTACAGATGATGACTGCAAAGTGA